One Deltaproteobacteria bacterium genomic window carries:
- a CDS encoding TetR/AcrR family transcriptional regulator: MRGATAVRLSTKRSESRELTRARLLAVGREAFGRKGLAGVSLTEDILRPAGVSVGSFYHQFGDKTDLFLAVLRQHTDAFQAMIREAHTPRSGRTPADVARHSYETTFRVAEENGDLFRIFVRERESDDKRVRAYLQDTHRDWIARLAEDYRHLGLAPGHSSAAELAAELISALTVGTVLRYLELPPHERAAQRPHLILGLVQFTLGGVPALMTARRTKTTRRPPSALTPTLPQRVRDKHRRRA; this comes from the coding sequence ATGCGTGGAGCAACGGCGGTCCGCCTCTCAACCAAGCGCAGCGAGTCGCGTGAGCTGACCCGCGCGCGCCTGCTCGCGGTCGGTCGTGAGGCATTCGGGCGCAAAGGCCTCGCGGGCGTCAGTCTCACCGAAGACATCCTGCGACCGGCGGGTGTGTCGGTGGGCTCGTTCTACCATCAATTCGGCGACAAGACGGATCTGTTCCTGGCGGTGCTCCGACAGCACACCGACGCCTTCCAAGCGATGATCCGCGAGGCCCATACGCCGCGCAGCGGTCGCACCCCGGCGGACGTCGCCCGCCATTCGTACGAGACCACCTTCCGGGTCGCTGAAGAAAACGGCGACCTCTTCCGCATCTTCGTGCGCGAACGCGAGAGCGACGACAAACGCGTGCGCGCGTATCTGCAAGATACTCATCGGGACTGGATTGCGCGCCTGGCTGAGGACTATCGACATCTCGGTCTCGCGCCCGGCCACAGTTCCGCGGCGGAGTTGGCAGCTGAGCTGATCTCGGCGCTAACCGTGGGCACTGTGCTGCGTTACCTCGAGCTTCCCCCGCACGAGCGCGCGGCACAGCGCCCACATCTCATTCTCGGCTTGGTGCAATTCACACTCGGCGGTGTCCCCGCCTTGATGACGGCGCGCCGCACCAAAACCACGCGGCGACCGCCGAGTGCCCTCACCCCAACCCTCCCCCAAAGGGTGAGGGACAAGCATCGAAGGAGAGCGTGA